From Mycoplasma sp. 2045, a single genomic window includes:
- the smpB gene encoding SsrA-binding protein, whose product MKIISTNKKAHHNYEIIDKYEAGIELLGWEVKSARANSIDISNAFCSIYKGEMYIKEAYFKQYMHVKADEFRDRKLLLHKNEIRKIKFATESQGLTIIPLKMYFNSSSRIKVEIALAKGLKKYDKRQKIIKDEVNKKLNKLINSYK is encoded by the coding sequence ATGAAGATAATTAGCACAAATAAAAAAGCTCATCACAACTATGAAATTATTGATAAATATGAAGCAGGAATTGAATTACTTGGTTGAGAAGTAAAATCAGCTAGAGCTAATTCAATTGACATTTCAAATGCCTTTTGTTCTATTTACAAAGGTGAAATGTATATTAAGGAAGCTTACTTCAAGCAATATATGCACGTAAAAGCTGATGAGTTTAGAGATAGAAAATTACTTCTTCATAAAAATGAGATTCGTAAGATTAAATTTGCTACAGAATCACAAGGTCTTACTATCATACCTTTAAAAATGTACTTTAATTCTTCATCAAGAATTAAAGTAGAAATAGCTTTAGCTAAAGGTCTTAAAAAGTATGATAAAAGACAAAAAATCATTAAAGACGAAGTTAATAAAAAACTAAATAAGCTAATTAATTCATATAAATAA
- a CDS encoding valine--tRNA ligase: MDKIYNHTLVEKDIDKKWQAKKYFQTHDLDKKPFTILLPPPNVTGKLHLGHALDVYIPDTIIRYKKLNGFDVMWVPGMDHAGIATQSKVEDVLFQSTGQTRHDLGREAFVGKIWEWKAEYANLFRQQWSKIGLALDYSAERFTLDVEANEAVSKVFIDLYNKGFIYKGVKAINWDVKLQTALSNIEVNNEPTEQKMYYINYPIKGSNNVLTIATVRTETLLSDVAVVFNPNDSRYKDLEGQVVIHPITKKELPIIPDEYVDINFGSGLMKLSAHAEVDIDIIKKHNLEINETISKDGLINYPALPEFHGLERFVAREKIAQFLQDNGYIQKVETTISNVGISDRSKTPVEILVLPQWFVKMEHFRDLILKDLDSPETVKFYPKRFELTMRQWMENVYDWTISRQLWWGHRIPAWYDQDGNMKVQVDSPGEGWVQDPDVLDTWFSSGLAPFVFLGWPQTDEKLKRYYPTSLLVTGYDIIFFWVARMYFFGLEFTGQKPFDRLLLHGLIRDAQGRKMSKSLNNGVDPMDMVDKYGSDALRWFLITNTTPGLDIKFSDDKVEAAWRVNNKLWNIARYINELEDNNNEATDADKWILNQLKNLSVKIDSLIDNYEFSIIGSEIYKFIFTDLSGWYVEFLKSSYSKKSALEVLKKTLIALHPFLPFITDRLYSEIFNAELLEQLWPTFEDDHSTDYINTVIDVVTELRKYRENNQISKKELLIYSLKNDVPQVAVETINKMVFALYEDNNDYLIALNDNVLFIKQSHETKQRNKELLLEKINFVKAEIARAEQLLNNERFVSKAPADKVAVEKAKLEKYTDELKKYEEELSCKY; the protein is encoded by the coding sequence ATGGACAAAATATATAATCACACGCTAGTTGAAAAAGACATTGATAAAAAATGACAAGCTAAGAAATATTTTCAAACTCATGATTTAGATAAAAAACCTTTCACTATTTTGCTACCACCACCAAACGTAACTGGTAAGCTACATTTAGGTCATGCACTCGATGTTTATATACCTGACACAATTATAAGATATAAGAAACTTAATGGTTTTGATGTTATGTGAGTTCCAGGTATGGATCACGCCGGAATTGCTACACAATCAAAAGTTGAGGATGTTTTATTCCAATCAACAGGTCAAACTCGTCACGATTTAGGCAGAGAAGCTTTCGTTGGTAAGATTTGAGAATGAAAAGCTGAATATGCAAACTTATTTAGACAACAATGATCAAAAATTGGTCTAGCACTTGATTATTCAGCCGAAAGATTCACACTTGATGTAGAAGCTAATGAAGCTGTTTCAAAAGTTTTCATTGACTTATACAACAAAGGTTTCATTTACAAAGGTGTTAAAGCAATTAACTGAGATGTTAAGTTACAAACTGCTTTATCAAACATTGAAGTTAATAATGAACCTACAGAGCAAAAAATGTACTACATCAATTATCCAATTAAGGGTTCAAACAATGTGTTGACAATTGCTACTGTTAGAACTGAAACTTTATTAAGCGACGTTGCTGTTGTATTTAATCCAAATGACTCAAGATACAAAGATTTAGAAGGACAAGTTGTAATTCACCCAATTACTAAAAAAGAATTGCCAATCATACCTGATGAATATGTTGATATTAACTTTGGTTCAGGATTAATGAAACTTAGTGCACATGCTGAAGTTGATATTGATATTATAAAAAAACACAATCTTGAAATCAACGAAACAATTTCAAAAGATGGTTTAATTAACTATCCTGCATTACCTGAATTCCACGGTTTAGAAAGATTTGTGGCAAGAGAGAAGATTGCGCAATTTTTACAAGATAATGGTTACATTCAAAAAGTTGAAACAACAATTTCAAATGTTGGTATTTCAGATAGATCTAAAACACCAGTTGAAATTTTAGTGCTACCACAATGATTTGTTAAAATGGAACACTTCAGAGATTTAATCTTAAAAGATTTAGATTCTCCAGAAACTGTTAAGTTCTATCCAAAACGTTTTGAATTAACTATGCGTCAATGAATGGAAAATGTTTATGATTGAACAATTTCTAGACAGCTTTGATGAGGACACAGAATTCCTGCTTGATATGACCAAGATGGTAATATGAAAGTTCAAGTTGATTCACCAGGTGAAGGATGAGTTCAAGATCCAGATGTTCTAGATACTTGATTCTCATCAGGACTTGCTCCATTTGTGTTCTTAGGATGACCTCAAACTGATGAAAAACTAAAAAGATATTATCCAACATCTCTTTTAGTTACAGGTTATGACATTATTTTCTTCTGAGTAGCTAGAATGTACTTCTTTGGACTTGAATTTACAGGTCAAAAACCATTCGATAGATTACTACTTCACGGCCTTATTAGAGATGCACAAGGTAGAAAAATGTCTAAATCATTAAATAATGGTGTTGACCCTATGGATATGGTTGATAAATATGGTTCAGATGCTTTAAGATGATTCTTAATCACAAATACAACACCAGGTTTAGATATTAAATTCTCAGACGATAAAGTTGAAGCTGCTTGAAGAGTTAATAACAAGTTATGAAACATTGCTAGATACATTAATGAACTAGAAGATAATAACAATGAAGCTACTGATGCAGATAAGTGAATATTAAATCAACTTAAAAACTTATCAGTTAAGATCGATTCACTTATTGATAACTATGAGTTTTCAATCATTGGTTCAGAAATCTACAAATTTATTTTCACAGACCTTAGTGGATGATACGTTGAATTCTTAAAGAGTTCATATTCTAAAAAATCGGCTCTTGAAGTCCTAAAAAAAACTTTAATTGCGCTTCATCCATTCTTACCATTCATAACAGACAGGTTATATTCAGAAATCTTTAATGCAGAATTATTAGAACAATTATGACCTACATTTGAAGATGATCATTCAACTGATTATATAAACACAGTTATTGATGTTGTAACTGAACTTAGAAAATATCGTGAAAATAATCAAATTTCTAAAAAAGAACTTCTTATTTATTCACTTAAAAACGACGTTCCACAAGTTGCTGTTGAGACAATTAACAAAATGGTATTTGCTTTATACGAAGATAATAACGATTACTTAATAGCACTAAATGACAATGTTTTATTCATAAAACAATCACATGAAACAAAACAAAGAAATAAAGAGCTCCTTTTAGAAAAAATTAATTTTGTTAAAGCAGAAATAGCTAGAGCAGAGCAACTTTTAAACAATGAAAGATTCGTTTCAAAAGCTCCTGCTGATAAAGTTGCTGTTGAAAAAGCAAAATTAGAAAAATATACAGATGAACTTAAAAAATATGAGGAGGAATTATCATGCAAATATTAA
- a CDS encoding bifunctional 5,10-methylenetetrahydrofolate dehydrogenase/5,10-methenyltetrahydrofolate cyclohydrolase, with product MQILSGKELAKQELAKLKQEIIDLDLERKLRMAIIQVGDNAASNKYIAHKLRVAEDLGIEAELFKFDEDISQDRLLKKMDRINEKFDGIIVQLPLPSHLPTQVILDAVPYDKDIDGLTTKNEFRLYNDTADKHFIPATARGVLELMEHYGIDVENKRVCVVGRSHVVGKPLAHIIKRKNANVSTYNEETGIKGIENADILIVAIGVAKYIKAHNVKEGAIVIDVGTNLDDKLSAELSGDVDFEDVKDKVAAITPVPGGVGPMTVVALMKNLVDIVK from the coding sequence ATGCAAATATTAAGCGGTAAAGAGTTAGCTAAACAAGAATTAGCTAAATTGAAACAAGAGATAATTGATCTTGATTTAGAAAGAAAATTAAGAATGGCAATTATCCAAGTAGGAGATAATGCTGCTTCAAACAAATACATAGCTCACAAATTAAGAGTAGCCGAAGATTTAGGGATTGAGGCTGAATTATTCAAATTTGATGAGGATATCTCTCAAGACAGATTACTTAAGAAAATGGACAGAATCAATGAAAAATTCGATGGAATCATTGTTCAGTTACCATTGCCTTCTCATTTACCAACTCAAGTTATTTTAGATGCAGTTCCATATGATAAAGACATTGATGGACTTACAACAAAAAATGAATTCAGATTATATAACGATACAGCTGACAAACACTTTATTCCAGCTACAGCACGTGGTGTTTTAGAATTAATGGAACACTATGGAATTGATGTAGAAAACAAAAGAGTATGTGTTGTTGGAAGATCACATGTTGTAGGAAAACCTCTTGCACACATTATTAAAAGAAAAAATGCTAACGTTTCTACATATAATGAAGAAACAGGAATTAAGGGTATTGAAAATGCAGACATCTTAATCGTTGCAATAGGTGTTGCAAAATACATTAAAGCTCACAATGTTAAAGAAGGAGCTATTGTTATCGATGTTGGAACTAACTTGGATGACAAACTTTCAGCAGAATTATCAGGTGATGTTGACTTTGAAGATGTTAAAGATAAAGTAGCTGCAATTACACCAGTTCCTGGTGGAGTTGGACCTATGACCGTAGTTGCATTAATGAAAAACTTAGTTGACATTGTTAAATAG
- a CDS encoding HAD family hydrolase: MQKPKIIFIDLDGTTLDGPEEKFWMRSATEFTKKTLTELNKQIPVVVATGRGLSAKTSDIVKGLTGEITYIAWNGAVTVENGKIISEEIIEPEKAQLLFNLISKSFAFVTIDSSHVYVKNYLYYIIKFVNKIYKNFSKKFRWITNAKPYKDFKNDFPIHKALLSSLSARKAAKFAKRWKEKYGDIFEIAFVGEKNKTLEITKIGSSKGEAEIAYCKLKGIDPKDAMHIGDSMNDSTTKGKVGTLIAMQNSVPELKKIADEITEFPCNQSGLAKYLSQFLDK, from the coding sequence ATGCAGAAACCTAAAATTATCTTTATCGATCTAGATGGAACCACATTAGATGGACCGGAAGAAAAATTCTGAATGCGTAGTGCAACAGAATTTACTAAAAAAACACTTACAGAGTTAAATAAACAAATTCCAGTTGTAGTTGCAACTGGTCGTGGTTTAAGTGCAAAAACTTCTGATATTGTTAAAGGTTTAACAGGAGAAATTACATATATAGCTTGAAATGGAGCTGTTACAGTTGAGAATGGAAAAATTATTTCAGAGGAAATAATTGAACCTGAAAAAGCACAGTTATTATTTAATTTAATCTCTAAAAGCTTTGCTTTTGTAACAATTGATTCAAGTCACGTATATGTAAAAAACTACTTATATTACATTATTAAATTTGTAAATAAAATTTACAAAAACTTTTCTAAGAAATTCAGATGAATTACAAATGCAAAACCATACAAAGACTTCAAAAACGATTTTCCTATACACAAGGCTCTTTTATCTAGTTTATCAGCTAGAAAGGCTGCTAAATTTGCTAAAAGATGAAAAGAAAAATATGGAGACATATTTGAAATAGCATTTGTTGGAGAAAAAAATAAAACCTTAGAAATTACTAAGATTGGTTCATCAAAAGGTGAAGCTGAAATTGCATATTGCAAACTTAAGGGGATTGATCCTAAAGATGCTATGCACATTGGCGATTCAATGAATGATTCAACTACAAAAGGTAAAGTTGGAACATTAATTGCAATGCAAAATTCAGTTCCTGAACTAAAGAAAATTGCTGATGAAATTACTGAATTCCCATGCAATCAATCTGGACTTGCAAAGTATTTATCTCAATTTTTAGATAAGTAA
- a CDS encoding endonuclease encodes MKKIFKKLFLTSSLAASAILPMVSLSCNKTGDNGRKEIVTPKPVIPAAPAEVSLENASNVFKPIEIPAASKDQILTYLKDGNNKFLYFMRNTNEIGLNRKTGPAVGALFEEAINAQFHPANFEEPIFTYKGTDRPNGDINFQFNASTNELTLTYKAAIKTSAADNSGYEFSTKTFTSKFTVFFKEAQTTTTPPTTGGNTGSSNITITPLNSNYSYNYDSSNNYYASANGKSGAELYAALLKIQKAHLSGVRTYGDIPGFYKSSNSPFRDIYFEKDNTILDIYSENPTGTDPYTYRSYPTSNNASGESYGMNREHVIPQSWFSKLSPMVSDVHHIYPTDIKVNGVRSNYPHDLVANASASWTSMNGGKLGTNSIGMTSFEPINEFKGDIARSYLYFTVTYNDRNLAATSQSIFTRTAPYIKEHYFNTFANWTATDPVSPFDVARNNKIAAFEGGLRNPFIDYPNLLENLVGSNPKPFTNLGVLVSATQKN; translated from the coding sequence ATGAAGAAAATTTTTAAAAAATTATTTTTAACATCAAGTTTAGCAGCTAGTGCTATTTTACCGATGGTTTCACTTTCATGTAATAAAACAGGTGATAATGGAAGAAAAGAAATTGTTACACCAAAACCAGTTATTCCTGCTGCACCAGCTGAGGTTTCATTAGAAAATGCAAGCAATGTATTTAAACCTATCGAAATTCCTGCTGCTTCAAAAGATCAAATCTTAACTTATTTAAAAGATGGAAATAACAAATTCTTATACTTCATGAGAAATACAAATGAAATTGGTTTAAACAGAAAAACAGGACCAGCTGTTGGGGCATTATTTGAAGAAGCTATTAATGCTCAATTCCATCCAGCAAACTTTGAAGAACCAATTTTCACATACAAAGGTACAGACAGACCAAATGGTGATATTAACTTCCAATTTAATGCAAGTACAAATGAATTAACTTTAACATACAAAGCTGCAATTAAAACAAGTGCTGCTGATAATAGTGGATATGAATTTTCAACTAAAACATTCACATCAAAATTTACTGTTTTCTTTAAGGAAGCACAAACTACAACAACTCCACCAACAACAGGTGGAAACACAGGAAGTTCAAATATAACTATTACACCATTAAATTCAAACTACTCATACAACTATGATTCAAGTAATAATTACTATGCATCAGCTAACGGAAAAAGCGGTGCAGAATTATATGCTGCATTATTAAAGATTCAAAAAGCACATTTATCAGGTGTTAGAACATATGGAGATATTCCAGGTTTCTACAAATCAAGTAACTCACCATTCAGAGATATTTACTTTGAAAAAGATAACACAATCTTAGATATTTATTCCGAAAACCCAACAGGCACAGATCCATACACATATAGATCTTATCCAACAAGTAATAATGCTTCTGGTGAGAGCTATGGAATGAACAGAGAACACGTTATTCCTCAATCTTGATTCAGTAAACTATCACCAATGGTTTCAGACGTTCACCACATTTATCCAACAGATATTAAAGTAAACGGAGTAAGAAGTAACTATCCTCACGATTTAGTTGCGAATGCTTCTGCTAGTTGAACATCAATGAACGGTGGGAAATTAGGGACAAACTCAATTGGTATGACATCATTTGAACCAATCAATGAATTCAAAGGTGACATTGCTAGATCATACCTTTACTTCACTGTAACTTACAATGACAGAAACTTAGCAGCTACATCTCAATCAATCTTCACTAGAACAGCACCTTACATTAAAGAACACTACTTTAATACTTTCGCAAACTGAACAGCAACTGATCCAGTTTCTCCATTTGATGTTGCAAGAAATAATAAAATTGCTGCATTTGAAGGTGGATTAAGAAACCCATTCATTGACTACCCTAACTTATTAGAAAACTTAGTTGGATCAAATCCTAAACCATTCACAAACTTAGGAGTGCTTGTTTCAGCTACACAAAAGAATTAA
- a CDS encoding endonuclease, whose translation MKKFLKPLLVLTLFVTSTSVLSTQCSQKNPEPSNPIDEKPTPEPKEPVTDPITPPVSNPNREPNPGQPINEYEIPDASNVVTNPMSLTEENKQAIVSGLSAQNAKLVFNAADNTLRLNDANNTFVALLNDDGIFQEFKLINKAFAGNEITNEEITSNKLIDVDSFDAQTNTVVISYKVGQPADGYIAVGSNVYTSTFTLDFSGNVVQPVEKDITTLYNNILVSLPLSGDLKTQVLAKLNAHENIAYMYTDRTVGLDKKKGPAFLKFKSEFENDEFQLVNDVEKEFTYKNKKYPNSFLNYEYDAQTQTLTVKYKLTARNEDKTFDYSNDNLYTSVVKLNIVEESSTEESDNGSDNPSTLPSSGNDETPSNPNPEPSEPTQPVTVNGLRYDASNNYYAQADGKMGDELYDVLLAIQSSHFGGVRSYGALGTFYDQYNAFKDKYFEKDNTLLDIYSENPNGRDPYTFPDFQWGKRSSARDEGEGTNKEHLIPQSWFNKESPMVSDAHHVWPTDIKVNANRGNFPHDNVSDASKTSRNGGKLGTNSIGETTFEPIDAFKGDIARAYLYFTVTYRNRNLNQKSNSIFSNTKPYIKDHYYQTYKNWVSTDSISQFDIDRNNETARYQGGLRNPFIDYPDLIDSLEGRKPFVNRGILVGLENS comes from the coding sequence ATGAAAAAGTTTTTAAAACCATTATTAGTATTAACACTATTTGTTACATCTACATCAGTATTATCAACTCAATGTTCACAAAAAAATCCAGAACCATCAAATCCAATTGATGAAAAACCAACACCAGAACCTAAGGAACCAGTTACAGATCCAATAACTCCACCTGTTTCAAATCCAAATCGTGAACCAAATCCGGGACAACCTATAAACGAATACGAAATACCTGATGCTTCAAACGTAGTTACTAACCCAATGTCTTTAACAGAAGAAAACAAGCAAGCAATTGTTTCAGGATTAAGTGCACAAAATGCAAAACTTGTCTTCAATGCTGCTGATAACACACTTCGTTTGAATGATGCAAATAATACATTTGTTGCGTTGTTAAATGATGATGGTATTTTTCAAGAGTTTAAACTTATTAATAAAGCATTTGCAGGAAACGAAATCACTAATGAAGAAATTACAAGCAACAAATTAATAGATGTTGATTCATTTGATGCACAAACAAACACAGTTGTAATTAGTTATAAAGTTGGACAACCAGCTGATGGTTATATTGCAGTTGGAAGCAATGTGTATACTTCAACATTTACACTTGATTTTTCAGGTAACGTGGTTCAACCAGTTGAAAAGGATATAACAACTTTATATAACAATATTTTAGTTTCATTACCACTTTCAGGAGACTTAAAAACACAAGTTTTAGCTAAGTTAAATGCTCATGAAAATATTGCTTATATGTACACAGACAGAACGGTTGGATTAGATAAGAAAAAAGGACCAGCATTTCTTAAATTCAAATCAGAATTTGAAAACGATGAGTTCCAATTAGTAAATGATGTAGAAAAAGAATTTACATACAAAAATAAAAAATATCCAAATAGTTTCTTAAATTATGAATACGATGCACAAACACAAACGCTAACAGTTAAATATAAATTAACAGCTAGAAATGAAGATAAGACATTTGACTACTCAAATGACAATTTATACACGTCTGTTGTAAAACTTAACATTGTTGAGGAGTCATCTACAGAAGAATCAGATAATGGAAGTGATAATCCATCAACACTACCATCATCAGGAAATGATGAAACACCATCAAATCCAAATCCAGAACCTTCAGAACCAACTCAACCAGTTACTGTTAATGGTTTAAGATATGATGCAAGTAATAATTACTATGCACAAGCTGACGGTAAAATGGGCGATGAGTTATATGATGTATTATTAGCAATTCAAAGCAGTCACTTTGGAGGAGTTCGCTCATATGGTGCTTTAGGAACATTCTATGATCAATATAATGCATTTAAAGATAAATATTTTGAAAAAGATAATACATTGTTAGATATTTATTCAGAAAATCCAAACGGAAGAGATCCGTATACATTCCCTGATTTTCAATGAGGAAAAAGATCATCTGCAAGAGATGAAGGGGAAGGGACAAACAAAGAACACTTAATTCCACAATCTTGATTCAACAAAGAATCACCAATGGTTTCAGACGCGCACCACGTTTGACCTACAGATATTAAAGTTAATGCAAACAGAGGTAATTTCCCTCACGACAATGTAAGTGATGCATCTAAAACATCAAGAAATGGTGGAAAATTAGGGACAAACTCAATCGGTGAGACAACATTTGAACCAATAGATGCATTCAAGGGAGATATTGCTAGAGCATATCTATACTTTACAGTTACATATAGAAATAGAAACTTAAATCAAAAATCAAATTCAATATTCTCAAACACTAAACCATACATTAAAGACCACTACTATCAAACATACAAAAACTGAGTTTCAACAGATTCAATTTCACAATTTGATATTGATAGAAACAACGAAACAGCTAGATACCAAGGTGGATTAAGAAATCCATTTATCGATTATCCAGACCTTATTGATAGTCTTGAAGGTAGAAAACCATTTGTTAATAGAGGTATTTTAGTAGGTTTAGAAAATAGTTAA
- a CDS encoding phosphoketolase: MKKTLFDSKNYLDKVHAWWRAANYLSVGQMFLRNNPLLREELKAEDVKMYPIGHWGTIPGQNLIYAHLNRVINKYDLEMFYIEGPGHGGQVMISNSYLDGSYTELFPEISQDEEGLKRMFKRFSFPGGTASHAAPETPGSIHEGGELGYALSHATGAILDNPQIIAATVIGDGEAETGPLTAGWFSSSFINPVNDGAVLPIIHINGGKIANPTILARKSDKEIRDMLAGFGWEAIFVEADVFDQRGIHKPMAKAFDKAIEKIQKIQAKARQKSAEEATRPIWPALVVRTPKGWTGPHTYNGLTYEGSFRSHQVPLPVTSEKPATLDLLKEWLTSYHPEELFDENAKFKAEYAEIAPKGAKRMAMHPITNGGVNPRALNLPDWTQFALDIKKPGSVQDQDMVNAGKWFAEVIKMNPDNFRVFGPDETKSNRLYDVLKVTNRQWLERVNPELDEAIGPVGRVIDSQLSEHQAEGFLEGYVLTGRHGMFASYESFLRVVDSMLTQHMKWVAKARKVHWRKDYPSLNVIATSTAFQQDHNGYTHQDPGILGHLADKKPELIREYLPADSNTLLAVLDKAYRERDVINLIVASKQPRDQFYNVEEAKELVEKGLKVIDWASTTKPGEEPDLVVVASGTEPNLEALASLEYINKAFPSLKIRFVNVVDLLKLRHPSIDPRGLSDAEFNTIFTKNKPVVFAFHGYEGLIRDIFFSRQNHNLFVHGYRENGDITTSFDIRQMSHMDRFHISITAAKAVYGDKAADFVKQMEEKVAYHNRYIKEVGIDIDEVRFWKWSGLKK; the protein is encoded by the coding sequence ATGAAAAAAACTTTATTTGATAGTAAAAATTATTTAGATAAAGTGCATGCTTGATGACGTGCTGCTAACTATCTTTCAGTTGGGCAAATGTTTTTAAGAAACAACCCTTTACTTAGAGAAGAGTTAAAAGCCGAAGATGTTAAGATGTACCCAATCGGTCACTGAGGAACAATCCCAGGACAAAACTTAATCTATGCTCACTTAAACCGTGTTATTAACAAATACGACTTAGAAATGTTCTACATTGAAGGTCCAGGACACGGTGGTCAAGTTATGATTTCTAACTCATACTTAGATGGAAGCTACACAGAATTATTCCCAGAAATCTCACAAGATGAAGAGGGATTAAAAAGAATGTTCAAGAGATTCTCATTCCCTGGTGGAACTGCATCTCACGCTGCACCTGAAACACCTGGATCAATTCACGAAGGTGGAGAGTTAGGATACGCATTATCACACGCAACAGGTGCTATTTTAGATAACCCACAAATCATTGCTGCTACAGTAATTGGTGATGGGGAAGCTGAAACAGGACCACTTACAGCAGGATGATTCTCATCATCATTCATTAACCCAGTTAATGATGGAGCTGTATTACCAATCATCCACATCAATGGTGGAAAAATTGCAAACCCAACAATCTTAGCTAGAAAATCAGATAAAGAAATCAGAGATATGTTAGCTGGATTTGGATGAGAAGCTATCTTTGTTGAAGCTGATGTTTTTGACCAAAGAGGAATTCACAAACCAATGGCAAAAGCATTTGACAAAGCTATTGAAAAAATCCAAAAGATTCAAGCAAAAGCAAGACAAAAATCAGCTGAAGAAGCTACAAGACCTATTTGACCAGCTCTTGTTGTTAGAACACCAAAAGGTTGAACAGGACCTCACACATACAATGGTTTAACATATGAGGGAAGCTTTAGATCACACCAAGTTCCACTTCCTGTTACATCAGAAAAACCAGCTACATTAGACTTATTAAAAGAATGATTAACTTCATATCATCCAGAAGAATTATTTGATGAAAATGCTAAATTCAAAGCTGAATATGCTGAAATTGCTCCTAAAGGTGCAAAAAGAATGGCAATGCACCCTATTACAAATGGTGGTGTAAACCCTAGAGCATTAAACTTACCAGACTGAACACAATTTGCATTAGACATCAAAAAACCTGGTTCAGTTCAAGACCAAGATATGGTTAACGCTGGAAAATGATTTGCTGAAGTAATCAAAATGAACCCAGATAACTTCCGTGTATTCGGACCAGATGAAACTAAATCTAACAGACTTTACGATGTTCTTAAAGTTACAAACAGACAATGATTAGAAAGAGTAAATCCTGAATTAGATGAAGCTATCGGACCAGTTGGAAGAGTTATCGATTCACAATTATCAGAACACCAAGCTGAAGGATTCTTAGAAGGATACGTATTAACAGGACGTCACGGAATGTTTGCTTCATACGAATCATTCTTAAGAGTTGTTGACTCAATGCTTACACAACACATGAAATGAGTTGCTAAAGCAAGAAAAGTTCACTGAAGAAAAGATTACCCATCTCTTAACGTTATTGCTACATCAACAGCATTCCAACAAGACCACAACGGTTACACACACCAAGATCCAGGTATTTTAGGTCACTTAGCTGACAAAAAACCTGAATTAATTCGTGAATACTTACCAGCTGACTCTAACACATTATTAGCTGTATTAGACAAAGCTTACAGAGAAAGAGATGTAATTAACCTTATCGTTGCTTCTAAACAACCAAGAGACCAATTCTACAATGTAGAAGAAGCTAAAGAATTAGTTGAAAAAGGTCTTAAAGTTATTGATTGAGCTTCTACAACAAAACCAGGTGAAGAACCAGACTTAGTTGTTGTTGCATCAGGTACAGAACCAAACTTAGAAGCATTAGCATCATTAGAATACATCAACAAAGCATTCCCTTCACTTAAAATTAGATTCGTTAACGTAGTTGATTTATTAAAATTACGTCACCCAAGCATTGACCCACGTGGATTATCAGATGCTGAATTCAACACAATCTTTACAAAGAACAAACCAGTTGTATTCGCATTCCACGGATACGAAGGTCTTATTAGAGATATCTTCTTCTCACGTCAAAACCATAACTTATTTGTTCACGGTTACAGAGAAAACGGAGACATCACAACATCATTTGACATTAGACAAATGAGCCACATGGATAGATTCCACATCTCAATCACAGCTGCTAAAGCAGTTTACGGTGATAAAGCAGCTGACTTCGTAAAACAAATGGAAGAAAAAGTTGCATACCACAACAGATACATTAAAGAAGTTGGAATTGACATTGACGAAGTTAGATTCTGAAAATGATCAGGTCTTAAAAAATAA